Proteins from one Chroococcidiopsis sp. CCMEE 29 genomic window:
- a CDS encoding tyrosine-type recombinase/integrase, which produces MLQVFTRISAQYPYRHGLRVSELVALRWEQVNFSGGNIYINRLKHGASSTHPLRGNELRSLRQVQRDYPDSPYLFVSERRAAMAAATARGIIERAGQLAGIPFLVHPHMLRHACGFYLASKGHDTRAIQAYLGHKNIQHTVRYTELSPGRFKDFWMD; this is translated from the coding sequence ATCTTGCAGGTTTTTACACGTATCTCGGCTCAATACCCATATCGCCACGGTCTACGGGTATCAGAGTTAGTCGCACTGCGATGGGAGCAGGTGAACTTTAGCGGTGGCAATATTTACATTAATCGCCTCAAGCACGGAGCTAGTTCGACGCATCCTTTACGTGGTAATGAGTTGCGTTCCCTACGCCAAGTACAGCGAGACTATCCAGATTCTCCGTATCTATTTGTGTCGGAGCGGCGAGCGGCAATGGCGGCAGCTACAGCAAGAGGAATCATCGAGCGGGCGGGACAATTGGCAGGTATTCCCTTTCTCGTACATCCTCATATGTTGCGTCATGCTTGTGGATTTTATCTCGCGTCCAAAGGGCATGACACCAGAGCAATTCAGGCATATCTCGGTCACAAGAATATCCAGCATACGGTGCGCTACACGGAATTGTCGCCTGGGCGCTTCAAGGATTTCTGGATGGATTGA
- a CDS encoding group II intron maturase-specific domain-containing protein has translation MKTAVAHWLEGIGLQLHPEKTKNSHTLNGEAGFDFLGFSVRQYPAGKYTAKHGFKTLIKPSQQSQRRHLAQLKKIVSTHRSATQAGLIVHLNPVITGWCQYFATVVSKEAFASMSHHLFGQLLRWAKHRHPKLNTHQIVSRYWWINQGDGWIFQTNDGLKLRCHHETPIRRHIKVQANRSPYDGDWAYWGTRLRSYPELPPLRAFLLKQQGGKCAHCGLNFCPDDLIEVHHQDGNHGNQSRHNLTLLHRHCHDQVHTVATSPTTGIPDHEPSWRGAGCTETGTSGFEAGGMPKYVVNGTRCKVL, from the coding sequence ATGAAAACAGCGGTGGCACATTGGCTAGAAGGCATTGGGTTACAACTCCACCCTGAGAAGACCAAAAACAGCCATACCCTCAATGGAGAGGCAGGGTTCGATTTTCTCGGCTTTTCGGTGCGACAATATCCGGCGGGCAAATACACCGCGAAACACGGATTCAAGACCTTGATTAAACCCAGCCAACAGAGCCAACGTCGTCACTTGGCACAACTGAAAAAGATTGTGTCTACCCATCGGTCGGCGACTCAGGCAGGGCTGATTGTTCACCTAAATCCAGTCATTACTGGATGGTGTCAATATTTCGCCACGGTGGTCAGCAAAGAAGCATTCGCCTCGATGTCCCACCACCTATTTGGACAACTGTTACGCTGGGCAAAACACAGACATCCCAAGCTCAACACCCATCAAATCGTGTCGCGGTATTGGTGGATTAACCAGGGAGACGGATGGATCTTTCAAACCAACGATGGGCTTAAACTTCGTTGCCACCATGAAACACCCATTCGTCGCCATATCAAGGTTCAAGCCAATCGCTCTCCATATGATGGAGATTGGGCTTACTGGGGCACAAGGCTTAGATCATACCCTGAGTTACCACCACTGAGAGCATTTCTGCTTAAACAACAGGGTGGTAAATGTGCCCACTGTGGACTTAACTTTTGTCCAGATGATCTCATTGAGGTGCATCACCAAGATGGAAACCATGGCAATCAAAGCCGTCATAATCTGACACTACTGCACCGTCACTGCCACGACCAGGTACACACAGTAGCGACATCCCCTACAACGGGTATTCCTGACCATGAACCAAGTTGGAGAGGAGCCGGATGCACGGAAACGGGCACGTCCGGTTTTGAAGCCGGGGGTATGCCGAAATACGTGGTAAATGGGACACGTTGTAAAGTTTTGTAA
- a CDS encoding tyrosine-type recombinase/integrase produces the protein MSYNPLPEIKVVSLTVSSSFEPNSTQLRRGRPAKTQSASVDIRWLKMEEFLNSSALAPNSRKVYERELRRFLNWTELLWSEIKPRHFSQYKAYLMEEVRTNKDKPLSKSSVNSAIATLKSFFGWMMQTYPEGVATNPTVEVKFEKIPLPPAQSLTAEQMQQVWEVIDYLGETKERDRALVHLLSHGLRAGEIVALNLAAFDGKLLFIADTKNNEPRLVPLKKQSRQALQQYLVRREEQGEILTSDRPLILSHHVVRQGQRLSYHGIYFAVEKIGELAGIPDLHPHAFRHTYATELLLQGLDPTHARKLTGHKNELAFKRYTLRSEQEAAISAYYRVIGEEQDEEEEALST, from the coding sequence ATCAGCTACAACCCTCTACCGGAAATCAAAGTTGTTTCTCTAACCGTGAGCAGCAGCTTTGAACCTAATTCTACTCAACTTAGAAGGGGTAGACCTGCCAAAACGCAAAGTGCATCAGTAGATATTCGCTGGCTGAAGATGGAGGAATTTCTCAACAGCAGCGCTCTTGCCCCTAATTCCCGCAAAGTCTATGAACGAGAACTAAGACGCTTCCTGAACTGGACTGAACTACTATGGAGCGAAATTAAACCGCGCCATTTCAGTCAGTACAAAGCTTACCTGATGGAAGAAGTCAGGACAAACAAGGATAAGCCCCTGTCCAAGAGCAGTGTTAATAGTGCGATCGCTACCCTCAAGAGTTTCTTTGGCTGGATGATGCAAACTTACCCTGAAGGGGTTGCTACTAATCCTACAGTGGAAGTCAAGTTTGAGAAAATTCCCTTGCCACCTGCTCAAAGTTTGACAGCAGAGCAGATGCAGCAAGTATGGGAAGTGATAGATTATCTGGGCGAGACAAAGGAGCGGGACAGGGCGTTGGTTCACCTCCTGAGTCATGGTTTGAGAGCGGGAGAAATTGTTGCTCTTAACCTCGCTGCCTTTGATGGCAAGCTACTGTTCATTGCTGATACCAAGAATAATGAGCCGCGACTTGTGCCGCTAAAGAAACAGAGCCGTCAGGCATTGCAACAGTACCTGGTTCGGCGGGAAGAGCAGGGGGAGATTCTGACAAGCGATCGGCCATTAATTCTTTCTCATCATGTTGTGCGTCAAGGACAAAGATTGAGCTATCACGGCATATATTTTGCTGTTGAAAAGATTGGAGAATTAGCAGGAATTCCCGACTTGCATCCGCACGCCTTTCGCCATACTTATGCTACTGAGTTACTCTTGCAAGGTCTTGATCCTACCCATGCGCGGAAGTTAACGGGTCACAAGAACGAATTGGCTTTCAAGCGCTACACCTTGCGAAGTGAGCAGGAAGCGGCGATCTCTGCTTACTATCGAGTAATTGGTGAGGAGCAAGATGAGGAAGAGGAGGCATTGTCAACTTAA
- a CDS encoding Uma2 family endonuclease produces the protein MAIETKTEQKALLDEGAVWEPPNPPTNLIFDDGEPLETNRHRIAMNVLIRSLKQGWTERQDVFVGGNMFVYYSAQQARNRDFKGPDFFVVLGVDSNPERQGWVVWEEGGRYPDMIVELLSPSTAEVDRGTKKNLYEQVFRTRDYFVFDPFAANSLEGWHLDLDWGYQALVPNEQGRLWCKSLGLWLGTWQGVVEDDTTQWLRFYDAAENLVLLPEEAERQRAEQERQRAERLAARLQDLGEDPDSL, from the coding sequence ATGGCTATTGAGACTAAGACTGAACAAAAAGCGCTGTTGGATGAAGGGGCAGTTTGGGAACCGCCTAACCCACCAACTAATCTGATATTTGACGACGGAGAACCTTTGGAAACGAATCGCCACCGAATTGCGATGAATGTCTTGATCCGCTCCTTGAAACAGGGCTGGACTGAGCGGCAAGATGTCTTTGTGGGTGGGAATATGTTTGTCTACTATAGCGCTCAGCAAGCCCGCAACCGAGATTTTAAAGGTCCTGACTTTTTTGTGGTGCTGGGTGTAGACAGTAACCCAGAGCGCCAGGGGTGGGTTGTATGGGAAGAAGGAGGACGCTACCCGGATATGATTGTGGAACTGCTTTCTCCTAGTACGGCTGAGGTTGATCGAGGAACTAAGAAAAATCTCTACGAGCAAGTATTCAGGACGCGGGACTACTTCGTGTTTGATCCGTTTGCTGCCAACTCATTGGAGGGCTGGCATTTAGATTTGGATTGGGGCTATCAGGCTTTAGTACCCAATGAACAAGGTAGGTTGTGGTGTAAATCGTTGGGTTTGTGGTTAGGTACTTGGCAAGGAGTAGTTGAGGATGATACGACCCAGTGGCTGCGGTTTTATGACGCAGCAGAAAACTTAGTATTATTGCCGGAGGAAGCTGAACGACAACGGGCAGAGCAAGAACGACAGCGTGCAGAGCGGCTAGCAGCGCGATTGCAAGATTTGGGAGAAGATCCAGATTCTCTATGA
- a CDS encoding DUF4058 family protein produces the protein MPSPFSGMNPDLESAALWHEFHNRLIVAISDALIPYLQPRYYVAVETRTYLDEDNPELLVAIPDAIVLTASRTPIVQPTAIATQTRPTQIRLPMPVEVKQRYLEVREVGTHQVITVIEVLSLQNKRKGEGRIAYEKKRQRVLATSSHLGEIDLLQENTPMPMIGVEETSDYRIMVSRAATRSMADLYEFQLREPNPSFWLPLKPDDPELAVDLQAILVGVYDRGSYQLRIDYHQPVSPPKLSEADQPWVDELLAPIRGA, from the coding sequence ATGCCATCTCCCTTCTCCGGCATGAACCCCGATTTGGAATCCGCTGCTCTGTGGCACGAGTTTCACAACCGATTGATTGTGGCAATTTCTGATGCGCTCATTCCCTATTTGCAACCCAGGTATTATGTAGCGGTCGAAACCCGCACCTATCTGGATGAAGACAATCCTGAATTACTGGTGGCAATCCCCGATGCCATCGTGCTGACAGCCTCAAGAACTCCTATAGTGCAACCTACGGCGATCGCCACGCAAACTCGCCCCACACAAATCCGACTCCCCATGCCAGTCGAAGTCAAACAGCGCTATTTAGAAGTGCGGGAGGTGGGCACTCATCAGGTAATTACCGTTATTGAGGTGCTATCACTCCAGAATAAGCGCAAAGGCGAAGGGCGAATTGCCTATGAGAAGAAGCGGCAGCGGGTGCTGGCCACTTCTTCTCACCTGGGTGAAATCGATTTGCTCCAAGAAAATACACCCATGCCCATGATTGGGGTAGAGGAAACGAGCGACTATCGCATCATGGTGAGTCGAGCCGCTACCCGTTCAATGGCAGATTTGTATGAATTTCAATTGAGAGAACCAAATCCCAGCTTCTGGTTACCACTCAAACCCGACGATCCAGAATTAGCAGTCGATTTACAAGCAATTTTGGTCGGTGTTTACGATCGCGGCAGTTACCAGTTGCGGATTGATTATCACCAACCCGTTTCCCCTCCAAAACTATCCGAAGCTGACCAGCCGTGGGTGGATGAGTTACTTGCTCCCATTCGAGGTGCGTGA
- a CDS encoding transposase, producing the protein MVDSQAVKNTCSASIESKGFCHYKCTNGIKRHLAVDPLGLPFFTHCTPANVSDDQGLIELLSNHLDYFRAKPVNVPKITILLDHGYHPNTITAALQKLYPQMMTKLRFELAPKPTKAEKAAQGHSGFVRVATRWVIERSNSWMERCKSLVKNFEKTLVNATAKLNLCLLRLMLKRLSNG; encoded by the coding sequence ATCGTTGACTCACAAGCGGTGAAAAACACCTGTAGTGCTAGTATCGAGTCCAAAGGGTTCTGCCATTACAAATGCACTAATGGCATCAAACGCCATCTCGCCGTCGATCCTCTAGGGTTGCCGTTTTTTACCCACTGCACTCCTGCTAATGTGTCCGATGACCAAGGCTTGATTGAACTGCTAAGCAATCACCTGGATTACTTTCGAGCCAAGCCCGTCAACGTCCCCAAAATCACCATTTTGCTCGACCATGGCTATCACCCAAACACCATCACCGCTGCCCTACAAAAACTTTATCCTCAGATGATGACCAAGCTCAGGTTTGAACTGGCACCCAAGCCCACGAAAGCCGAAAAGGCAGCCCAAGGTCACTCTGGATTTGTTCGAGTAGCAACCCGATGGGTGATTGAGCGGTCTAATTCTTGGATGGAACGATGTAAGAGTTTGGTCAAAAACTTTGAGAAAACGTTGGTCAATGCCACAGCTAAACTCAACCTTTGTTTGCTCAGACTGATGCTCAAACGGCTATCAAATGGATAG
- a CDS encoding transposase, translated as MPYSSSLTDKEWELIEPLVPQKKKTRPPYWTKRQILDGVFYQLKNGCNWGDLPKDLPPYSTVFWHYKQWRADGVLEQIMTRLHSQVRQHVKKNKNGRGY; from the coding sequence ATGCCGTACTCCAGCAGCTTAACTGACAAAGAGTGGGAGCTCATCGAGCCATTAGTGCCCCAAAAGAAGAAAACCAGGCCACCTTACTGGACAAAGCGGCAAATCTTGGATGGCGTCTTTTATCAACTTAAGAATGGTTGTAATTGGGGTGACCTGCCCAAAGACTTGCCACCCTACTCGACGGTATTCTGGCATTACAAGCAGTGGCGTGCGGATGGCGTTCTCGAACAGATAATGACGAGATTGCATTCGCAGGTGCGGCAACATGTCAAAAAAAACAAAAATGGACGCGGTTACTAA
- a CDS encoding SDR family oxidoreductase, whose protein sequence is MSFALKTIVLTGASAGIGRSLSISLAQQGAHLVLAARNQEALEETLAACTKQGGKAIAVPTDVTQPEACQRLIEEAISAFGQIDVLVNNAGISMLTRFDEVTDLSIFEQVMQVNYLGAVYCTHYALPYLKANRGLLVAISSVCGKTAVPTRTGYVASKHAMQGFFDTLRIELRGSGVDVLVVSPGFVATEIRQRALGANGQPLGQSPRDESKGNMSVGECVHQIVWAMERRKREHIMTLKGKVTPWGKLLLPELVDRIAAYAARATTATQK, encoded by the coding sequence ATGAGCTTTGCCCTAAAAACGATTGTATTAACAGGTGCATCGGCTGGAATTGGCCGATCGCTCTCCATCTCCCTCGCTCAACAGGGCGCGCATTTAGTATTAGCTGCTCGTAACCAAGAAGCATTAGAAGAAACTCTTGCTGCCTGCACAAAACAAGGAGGAAAAGCGATCGCAGTTCCAACAGATGTGACTCAACCCGAAGCCTGCCAGCGGTTGATAGAGGAGGCGATCTCAGCCTTTGGGCAAATTGATGTCTTGGTCAACAATGCCGGAATTTCAATGCTGACTCGCTTTGATGAAGTTACAGATCTTTCAATTTTTGAGCAGGTCATGCAGGTCAACTACCTTGGTGCTGTCTACTGTACCCACTATGCTCTGCCCTACCTCAAAGCCAATCGAGGACTTCTGGTGGCTATCTCTTCAGTTTGTGGCAAAACGGCAGTTCCAACTCGTACAGGTTACGTTGCTAGTAAACACGCCATGCAGGGGTTCTTCGATACTCTCCGCATTGAGTTACGGGGAAGTGGAGTTGATGTGTTGGTTGTGTCACCAGGGTTTGTTGCAACAGAGATTCGGCAACGCGCTTTAGGAGCCAATGGCCAACCGTTAGGTCAAAGTCCCCGTGATGAGAGTAAAGGTAATATGTCCGTAGGCGAATGCGTGCATCAAATTGTCTGGGCGATGGAACGACGCAAACGGGAGCACATTATGACGTTGAAAGGCAAAGTAACACCTTGGGGAAAGCTGCTTTTGCCGGAACTGGTTGATCGCATTGCTGCCTATGCTGCTCGTGCAACAACTGCCACCCAGAAGTAA
- a CDS encoding TetR/AcrR family transcriptional regulator has translation MRQAKPGRTDRQLSPEKTAAILEGGMQEFLTHGYAATSMDRVAIAAKVSKATVYSHFQDKESLFIALIQRLVEQRFQSIFGAADDRILQMAPQVVLRNFANRALDIGTTEPQFLNFMRLILGESGRFPQLARAFVRNIEQTTFRRLCYYFTNCPQLKLSDPEATARIFVGAIVHFMIVQEMLHGKDILPMERDRIVDGLIDLIVEERLRSVSERESQLIDNLATTPQTEG, from the coding sequence ATGAGACAGGCAAAACCTGGACGTACAGATAGACAGCTCTCTCCAGAGAAAACTGCAGCCATTTTAGAAGGTGGAATGCAAGAGTTTTTAACCCACGGCTATGCAGCAACCAGTATGGATCGGGTTGCGATCGCCGCAAAAGTTTCAAAAGCCACGGTGTACAGTCACTTTCAAGACAAAGAAAGCTTATTTATTGCGCTCATCCAACGACTAGTCGAGCAAAGATTCCAATCTATTTTTGGTGCAGCGGACGATCGGATTTTGCAAATGGCACCCCAGGTTGTTCTGAGAAATTTTGCCAACCGAGCGTTAGATATTGGGACAACTGAACCCCAGTTTCTCAATTTTATGCGGCTGATTCTGGGAGAGTCGGGACGTTTTCCGCAGTTAGCTCGTGCCTTTGTTCGCAACATCGAGCAGACTACATTTAGAAGGCTTTGTTACTATTTCACAAATTGCCCACAGCTCAAGCTATCTGACCCTGAAGCAACAGCACGAATCTTTGTTGGTGCCATTGTGCATTTCATGATTGTGCAAGAGATGTTGCATGGTAAGGATATTTTACCGATGGAGCGCGATCGCATCGTCGATGGCTTGATTGACTTGATTGTAGAAGAGCGTTTGCGAAGTGTTTCTGAAAGAGAATCGCAGCTCATAGATAACCTCGCAACTACCCCCCAAACTGAGGGCTAA
- a CDS encoding FAD-dependent monooxygenase produces MYRFYTRRHQTMQKIIQTDVIIVGAGPTGLSLAVQLMRYNIDFVIFDQKEGVTELSKALVVHARTLEIYDQVGLAKKAVAEGEQVQKVALMHDGKISARLDFSDFGAGLSPFPFILVFEQSKNEHLLYEHLQRNGKVVQWQTELETLTQDADGVRVVVKTANGERQAIIASYLVGCDGASSPTRQILGLPFEGSTHPRLFYVADVQMQFSGEEGTVYPVLGQDSFVLMVPMQGENRWRLIGNLPEYEDQIDQEVLFEAIETKVKQLVQLPLEITTLHWFSTYRVHTRRAEMFSVGRCFLAGDAAHIHTPAGGQGMNTAIQDAYNLAWKLAFVLRGNAQDSLLATYNEERLANAKRLLQTTDQFFDVVASDRWYFRFFRDNILSSLAGFVTQFSAAKEFLFPMVSQIGLDYSDSPLSQHQQDRKFEVKAGDRMPYFLVNGENIYDRLRKPKFHLLVFSDGQQDYECLKLELDEYANCIDFHVIPLYPRVVEIFGSHQPFKVLLRPDNYIALLSPDCSLDALKAYFNKVVGLIS; encoded by the coding sequence GTGTACCGCTTCTATACGAGGAGGCACCAAACGATGCAAAAGATCATTCAAACAGATGTAATTATCGTCGGAGCAGGTCCAACAGGGCTTTCGCTTGCTGTGCAATTGATGCGCTACAACATCGATTTTGTCATCTTTGACCAGAAAGAAGGGGTGACTGAGCTATCCAAGGCGCTAGTGGTTCACGCTCGCACGCTGGAAATTTACGACCAGGTAGGTCTGGCGAAAAAAGCCGTTGCAGAGGGGGAACAGGTGCAAAAAGTCGCCCTCATGCACGATGGTAAAATCAGCGCTCGCCTCGATTTTTCAGACTTTGGCGCAGGACTCAGTCCGTTTCCATTCATACTGGTGTTTGAACAAAGCAAAAACGAGCATCTGCTTTATGAGCATCTCCAGAGAAACGGTAAGGTTGTTCAGTGGCAGACCGAATTGGAAACTTTGACACAAGATGCAGACGGTGTGAGGGTGGTAGTCAAGACTGCCAACGGTGAAAGGCAGGCGATCATAGCAAGCTATCTAGTGGGGTGTGATGGTGCCAGTAGTCCCACTCGGCAGATCCTCGGTCTACCCTTTGAAGGTTCAACGCATCCGCGCTTGTTTTACGTGGCGGATGTGCAGATGCAATTTTCAGGGGAAGAGGGCACCGTGTATCCGGTATTGGGGCAAGACTCCTTTGTGCTGATGGTGCCGATGCAAGGTGAAAACCGCTGGCGGCTGATTGGTAACTTGCCTGAGTATGAAGACCAAATTGATCAGGAAGTCCTCTTCGAGGCAATCGAAACGAAAGTGAAGCAATTAGTGCAACTGCCGCTGGAAATTACGACTTTACACTGGTTTTCGACATACAGAGTCCATACTCGGCGGGCGGAGATGTTCTCGGTTGGCAGATGTTTTCTGGCGGGTGATGCGGCACATATTCATACCCCTGCGGGAGGACAAGGCATGAACACGGCCATTCAGGATGCTTACAACCTTGCTTGGAAGCTTGCTTTTGTTTTGCGGGGCAATGCTCAGGATTCATTGCTGGCAACTTACAACGAGGAACGCTTAGCAAATGCGAAACGGCTGTTGCAGACGACTGACCAGTTTTTTGATGTGGTAGCGAGCGATCGCTGGTATTTCCGCTTCTTCCGCGACAATATCTTATCGAGCCTTGCGGGTTTTGTTACCCAGTTTAGTGCAGCTAAAGAGTTCCTGTTTCCGATGGTTTCTCAAATTGGGCTGGACTACTCCGATAGTCCTTTAAGCCAACATCAGCAAGATCGCAAGTTCGAGGTCAAAGCCGGAGATCGGATGCCGTATTTTCTGGTGAATGGCGAGAACATTTACGATCGGCTTCGCAAGCCAAAATTTCACTTGCTCGTGTTCTCTGATGGGCAACAGGATTATGAGTGTTTGAAACTAGAACTCGACGAATACGCTAACTGTATCGATTTCCATGTCATTCCGCTTTACCCAAGGGTTGTTGAAATCTTCGGTAGCCATCAACCGTTCAAGGTGTTACTGCGACCGGATAACTACATTGCATTGCTCTCTCCAGACTGTTCTTTAGACGCCCTTAAAGCCTACTTCAATAAGGTTGTTGGACTGATTTCTTAA
- a CDS encoding ABC exporter membrane fusion protein: MQGTIQNRNQFIKAISQQGVPIVGIILLGISGATTYGWMRMASVKQEAAAPVVTPVIQTVTALGQLEPRGTVIKLSAPTSSQGNRVERLLVQEGDHVQAGQIIAILDSHDQRKAAFEEAEEQVNVARAQLEVIKAGAKQGEINAQQAEIERLSAERQGNIAAQVATVARLQSELQNAQTEFNRYQSLYQEGAISASERDSRRLALDTAQKSVQEAQVTLDRIRSTTPQELNKARATLEQIAEVRPVEVRSAQAEVTRAIAARNQAKASFDQSVVRSPINGEVLDIHTQAGEVVSTDGIAEIGQTRQMQAIAEVYQSDISKVQVGQRVRVTSNSIPSELTGTVERVGSQVRRQAIVNTDPSANIDARVIEVQINLDDASSQKAAKFTNLQVQVVIEQ; the protein is encoded by the coding sequence ATGCAGGGTACGATTCAGAACCGGAATCAATTTATCAAAGCAATATCCCAGCAAGGAGTACCGATTGTTGGAATTATATTGTTGGGCATCAGTGGGGCAACGACCTATGGATGGATGCGAATGGCATCGGTTAAGCAGGAGGCTGCTGCACCTGTGGTAACCCCTGTGATTCAGACAGTGACCGCATTGGGACAATTAGAGCCACGGGGTACAGTGATTAAGCTTTCAGCTCCAACGTCAAGCCAAGGCAATCGAGTTGAGCGATTGTTGGTGCAAGAGGGCGATCACGTTCAAGCTGGTCAAATCATTGCCATTCTGGATTCGCACGATCAACGCAAGGCTGCTTTTGAAGAAGCAGAGGAACAAGTGAATGTAGCGCGCGCCCAATTGGAGGTAATTAAAGCGGGCGCGAAACAAGGTGAAATCAATGCACAACAAGCAGAAATTGAGCGATTGAGTGCAGAACGTCAGGGTAATATTGCAGCGCAAGTAGCAACTGTAGCTCGATTGCAATCAGAGTTGCAAAATGCCCAAACCGAGTTTAATCGTTATCAATCGCTGTATCAGGAAGGAGCAATTTCAGCGTCTGAACGTGACAGCAGGCGTTTAGCATTAGACACGGCTCAAAAGTCTGTCCAAGAAGCACAAGTCACTCTTGATCGGATTCGTTCGACAACTCCACAGGAATTGAACAAAGCAAGAGCAACACTAGAGCAAATTGCTGAGGTGCGTCCTGTTGAGGTGCGTTCGGCGCAGGCAGAAGTGACTCGGGCGATCGCTGCCCGCAATCAAGCAAAGGCAAGTTTCGATCAATCGGTCGTGCGTTCTCCGATCAATGGTGAAGTGCTAGACATTCACACGCAAGCGGGGGAAGTTGTCTCGACGGATGGCATTGCAGAGATTGGGCAAACGCGTCAGATGCAAGCGATCGCAGAAGTCTATCAAAGCGATATCAGTAAAGTTCAGGTTGGGCAACGAGTTCGGGTAACAAGCAATTCAATTCCGAGTGAATTAACAGGGACAGTTGAGCGAGTGGGTTCTCAAGTACGCCGACAAGCGATTGTCAACACCGATCCCAGCGCCAATATCGATGCCAGAGTAATTGAGGTGCAGATCAACTTAGATGATGCCTCCAGTCAAAAAGCTGCCAAATTTACGAATCTGCAAGTTCAGGTGGTGATTGAACAATGA
- the devC gene encoding ABC transporter permease DevC, translating into MIGFIQHLQRRTPLGWLQLSHEKGRLLVALAGIAFADVLMFMQLGFQNALYDSNTRVNRAMSADIVLLSPKALNLQNLSTFSRRRLFQARDVSGVQTSTALYLNSITWKNPQTRLNATVQVLGFAPDEPAFNLPEVNQQLDKLKLPDTVLFDRGARGQYAEAIVQVEQGKTTTTEVDRRTLTITGLFSLGASFGADANLMVSDQTFLRLFPRRDAASVSLGLIQVKLGYDPQQVAAALESHLPEDVRVLTTQEYVQFEENYWRTASPIGFVFGLGTVMAFVVGVVIVYQVLSTDVNAHLKEYATFKAMGYSTSYLLSIVFEEAIILAFLGFIPGAILPLGLYALAANATALPIYMTASRAVFVLVLTVVMCALSGAIATRKLQSADPADMF; encoded by the coding sequence ATGATTGGATTCATCCAACACTTACAGCGCCGCACTCCCCTCGGATGGCTGCAACTGAGTCATGAGAAAGGTCGCTTACTGGTTGCCCTGGCAGGTATTGCGTTTGCGGATGTGCTGATGTTTATGCAGCTTGGTTTTCAGAATGCGCTATATGACAGCAATACCCGTGTCAATCGCGCCATGTCAGCCGACATTGTTTTGCTCAGCCCCAAAGCCCTCAATCTGCAAAATCTGTCTACCTTTTCACGGCGGCGACTGTTCCAGGCAAGGGATGTTTCAGGTGTTCAAACGTCAACTGCGCTGTACCTCAACAGCATCACCTGGAAGAATCCCCAAACTCGCCTCAACGCTACTGTGCAGGTGTTAGGATTTGCACCCGATGAGCCAGCTTTTAACCTACCAGAAGTTAACCAACAACTCGATAAACTGAAGTTGCCGGATACAGTTCTCTTTGATCGCGGTGCCAGAGGTCAGTATGCAGAAGCGATCGTTCAAGTGGAGCAAGGAAAAACGACGACTACTGAAGTCGATCGCCGGACATTAACGATCACAGGACTATTTAGCTTAGGGGCTTCCTTTGGCGCAGATGCCAACTTGATGGTGAGCGATCAAACCTTTCTCCGTCTCTTTCCGCGACGAGATGCTGCCAGCGTTAGTCTGGGACTGATTCAAGTGAAATTGGGCTACGATCCTCAGCAAGTTGCTGCTGCCTTAGAATCTCATTTACCTGAAGATGTGCGTGTACTGACAACTCAGGAGTATGTGCAGTTTGAGGAAAACTATTGGAGAACTGCAAGCCCAATCGGATTTGTATTTGGGTTAGGAACTGTTATGGCGTTTGTAGTCGGCGTTGTGATTGTGTATCAAGTCCTATCGACCGACGTGAACGCCCACCTCAAGGAGTACGCCACCTTCAAAGCAATGGGCTATAGCACTTCCTATTTACTAAGCATTGTGTTTGAAGAAGCAATTATCCTAGCATTTCTCGGATTTATCCCTGGTGCCATTTTACCATTAGGGCTTTATGCTCTAGCTGCTAACGCGACAGCTTTACCGATTTACATGACAGCTTCAAGGGCGGTGTTTGTTTTAGTGCTAACGGTTGTGATGTGTGCGCTTTCGGGGGCGATCGCAACTCGCAAACTCCAGTCCGCCGATCCAGCAGATATGTTTTAG